ACAAGCTTTATAGCATCATCACTTCCACTAGCTCTAACATTGGTTAAATTTTTTCCTTTTATAGGATTTACATCAAGATCATTTGGGCGTGAGTGTTCGCCTATTATCATACCTGTATAAACTTTAGTTTGAGGCTCTATAAACAATACTCCTCTATCTTGTAAATTAAATAAAGAATAGCCTAAAGCTACGCCATTTTCCATAGAGATTAAAGCTCCATTGTTTCTTTTTTCTACTGATCCGCTAAATGGACGAAATTCTAAAAAGCTATGATTCATAACTCCTTCACCTTTAGTATCTGTTAAAAATTGAGATCTAAAGCCTATAAGCCCGCGCGCTGGAATTTCAAACTCTAATCTTGTTTGGCCATCTCCTGTTGGTGCCATAGTCTTCATCTCAGCTTTTCTTTTGCCAAGCTTTTCTATAACAGCACCGCTAAATTCTTCAGGAACATCTATTACTAAGTGTTCAAATGGCTCAGTCTTAATCCCATCTTCTATTTTTACTATAACCTCAGGTCTTCCTAAACAAAATTCAAAACCTTCTCTACGCATATTTTCAGCTAAAATGGTTATTTGAAGTTCGCCTCTTCCGCTTACTTTGAATTTACCTTCGCCTGTGCTTTCATACTTCATAGCGATATTTGTTTTCATCTCAGCTTCTAAGCGTTCTGCTATTTTATTTGAAGTTACATGCTTGCCTTCTGTTCCTGCTAAAGGGCCATCATTTACCGCAAAAACTATACTTAAAGTAGGTTCTTCTATATGTAAAGGATCAAGTGGCAAGATATTATTTGGATCGCACACGCTATCTCCCACATCTAAAGCTTCAAAACCTGCTATTGCTACTATATCACCACAATATGCTTCATCTATATCCATTTTTTCTAAGCCCATAAAGCCTATAAGTTTTGAAATTCTACCATTTACTTTACTTCCATCAGCTTTTGCTAAAGTTACATTTTCATTTTTCTTTACTTTACCATTAAAAATTCTTGCTATTCCTATCTTACCCACAAAATTATCATAACCTAAGGTAAAAACTTGAAGTTGCAAAGGATTATCAATACTTCCACTTGGTGCTGGAACTCTTTCTAATATAGTTTCAAACAAAGGCTCCATATTATCACTATCATCTTCTAAATTTAATTTAGCATAGCCATTTTTAGCTGCTGCATATACTACAGCAAAATCTAACTGTTCATCATTTGCTTCTAAAGCCACAAAAAGATCAAAAATTTCATTAATTACGCGTTCTGGATCTGCGGCTGGTTTGTCTATTTTATTTACCACTACTATAGGCTTAAGTCCTAATGATAAAGCTTTTTTTACAACAAATTTAGTTTGAGGCATAACACCTTCTTGTGCATCAACTAAAAGCAAAACTCCATCTACCATCTTTAGTACACGCTCAACTTCTCCACCAAAATCAGCGTGGCCTGGAGTGTCTATAATATTTATTTTTGTGCCTTTATAATTAATAGCGGTATTTTTTGAAAGTATAGTAATGCCTCTTTCTTTTTCTATATCATTACTATCCATAACGCGTTCTGAAATTTGTTCTCTATCACTAAAAGTTCCTGATTGTTTTAAAAGTTCATCTACCATAGTAGTTTTACCATGATCAACATGGGCTATAACAGCTATATTTCTAATGTTTTCCAAAGTATTCTCCAAAGCTAAATTTAAAATCTAAGATTATATAAAAATAATGCTTAAAATACTAATATTAAATTTTGGAACACTTGTTGCTTTAACTTTTGCAGTTATTATTTTTAAGGAGAAAAATATGTCAAACTTAAATTCACAAATTTTAAACACTAACTTAGAAAAACAAGGAACATCGGTTTTAAATAGTCAGTATTTTATGGAACTTTTAAAATATTTAGAAGTTAGCAAATCAGAAGAAAAAGAAGAATTAAATTATGCCAAATTATCAGGTGCTATTAGTGAAATTTTAGACAATGCTCATAATGAAAATGCTATTTTAAATGCTAAAAATATAGAAGAGCTATTAGTTATTTTTAAAAATTTCAACCTATCTCATGAAAATTTAAAAGTTGATTGTGCTATGCAATTGCAAAATTTATTTCCAAATTTGGCAAAAAACAACTTTATTATAGGATAAAATATGTCAAATATCCAAACAAGTGAGGCTTTAAATTTATTAAGCCTTGCTCCAAAAAACGAAAATACAACAAAAAAAGAACCAGAAGAGAGTAAAAGTGATGGAGAAGAGTTTTTAAATTCTTTATTACAAGCTATTGATGAAAAAGATGGAAGTTTACCAAAAGATTTTAAAGCCCCTCAAAAAGAAAATACAAATTTAGAACAATTAGAACAAGAAAGCAAATTAACAATTAGCGATAAAATGCTTGATGAAAAAGATGCTTTAAAGCTTTTTGAAGGTGCTAATTTTATGCAAATACTTAGTTTATTAGAAGTTTTGCAAAGCGATAGTAAAGATATCAAACTAAACAAACTTGTAAAAGACAATATAACACTTTTAAATATTGAAAAAAACTTAAATAAATTAAAAAGTGTAAAAAATATCAATGAGCTTTTAAGTATTGCTAAAGAGTTAGGGTTAAATATCAAAAATATCAAATTCGAACAAATAAAAGATTTAAAATCATCTTTTCCAAATTTAGATAAAAAAGGATTTTTTGATATACCAAAACAAAGCAACACTAATGTATTTCAAGATCTTATTAACCAAAAAATATCTAATGTATTAAAAGAAGAAGGTGAAAATTTAAAACCAAAAAATTCAACCAAAACTAAAGATAATCAAACATCGTTATTATCTTCTGCTTTGAAAAATATAGAATTACCAACTAAAAAAGACAAAAAAATAGAACAAGTAAATACCACTATTCAAGAACAAAAATTAGATATTAAAGATAAAAAAATAGAAAAAATTCAAATTTTAGAAACAAAATCTAAAGATATACAAAGTGAAAAACTACCTTTACAAGATGTAAAAACTAATTTTTCTCAAGAATTAAAACCAGAGCAAAATCAGCATTTTTCTACTTCTAAAAAAGATGCTAAAAAGCTAAATGATATAGAAATTATTAATTTAACACAAAATAACCAACAAAAAAATATAAAATCTAAAGAAAAAATAGAACCAAAAACAACAATATATAACAATGATAAATTAAATCCAAAAGAAGAAAATTTCACAAATAAAATAAATTCTGTTTTAGAAAATTCAAAAGATTTTAAAAACAATACCATAGAAACTAAAAATCAAAATATACAAAATACTACAAATAATTT
The genomic region above belongs to Campylobacter peloridis LMG 23910 and contains:
- the typA gene encoding translational GTPase TypA produces the protein MENIRNIAVIAHVDHGKTTMVDELLKQSGTFSDREQISERVMDSNDIEKERGITILSKNTAINYKGTKINIIDTPGHADFGGEVERVLKMVDGVLLLVDAQEGVMPQTKFVVKKALSLGLKPIVVVNKIDKPAADPERVINEIFDLFVALEANDEQLDFAVVYAAAKNGYAKLNLEDDSDNMEPLFETILERVPAPSGSIDNPLQLQVFTLGYDNFVGKIGIARIFNGKVKKNENVTLAKADGSKVNGRISKLIGFMGLEKMDIDEAYCGDIVAIAGFEALDVGDSVCDPNNILPLDPLHIEEPTLSIVFAVNDGPLAGTEGKHVTSNKIAERLEAEMKTNIAMKYESTGEGKFKVSGRGELQITILAENMRREGFEFCLGRPEVIVKIEDGIKTEPFEHLVIDVPEEFSGAVIEKLGKRKAEMKTMAPTGDGQTRLEFEIPARGLIGFRSQFLTDTKGEGVMNHSFLEFRPFSGSVEKRNNGALISMENGVALGYSLFNLQDRGVLFIEPQTKVYTGMIIGEHSRPNDLDVNPIKGKNLTNVRASGSDDAIKLVPPRKLSLERALEWIEEDELVEVTPQNIRVRKRYLDPTQRKRMEKAKS
- a CDS encoding flagellar hook-length control protein FliK, whose amino-acid sequence is MSNIQTSEALNLLSLAPKNENTTKKEPEESKSDGEEFLNSLLQAIDEKDGSLPKDFKAPQKENTNLEQLEQESKLTISDKMLDEKDALKLFEGANFMQILSLLEVLQSDSKDIKLNKLVKDNITLLNIEKNLNKLKSVKNINELLSIAKELGLNIKNIKFEQIKDLKSSFPNLDKKGFFDIPKQSNTNVFQDLINQKISNVLKEEGENLKPKNSTKTKDNQTSLLSSALKNIELPTKKDKKIEQVNTTIQEQKLDIKDKKIEKIQILETKSKDIQSEKLPLQDVKTNFSQELKPEQNQHFSTSKKDAKKLNDIEIINLTQNNQQKNIKSKEKIEPKTTIYNNDKLNPKEENFTNKINSVLENSKDFKNNTIETKNQNIQNTTNNFQETKVNYDNLFNQDKNIKLEKTTQNTNIFSDIFKNATKETTHEKENSPQENLNSFVRDLNRVSNDFIKNQNIPTKETFNDFAQEFKEKLESYKAPITRFSITLNPHNLGEVEVTLVQRGSNLNISFNSNQNTLNLFIQHQAEFKNALVNMGFTNLEMNFTNQERKEQNNQQKQKQSNSKEEKVNFEKEIQEKPSLEMVLAKYF